ATGTCTGCCACTTATTTCAATTGTTGTGTTTTCTCCTTTTTCCAAGTCAATTGTATTTTGGATTTTAGAGATTGAAGGTGTTGGTTTAACTGCAATTCTTGAAACGATTGGCATGCCATTGCTCATGCCTCCAAGGATGCCTCCAGAATTATTGGTTTTAGTTTTTATGCATTTTGCCCCATCATCATTTTCATCATAGCAGAATTCATCGTTAATTTCTGAAGCGGAATATTTTGCACTTTCAAAACCTAATCCTATTTCAACTCCTTTAACTGCATTAATGCTCATTAATATTTGTGCTAAATCACCATCAAGTTTTCCAAATACTGGTTCACCAAGTCCTGCAGGAAGTCCTGTTGCAATTGTTTCAACTATTCCACCAATTGAATCTCCTTCCTGTTTTTTAGAAAGAATCAATTCTTCCATAAGTTTTGCAGCTTCTGCATCGCCACATTTAACGTTGTTTTTTTCAATTGTGTCTTTTAAGTTTTCATAATCTATATTTTTTGCTTTGATATCTCCGATTTGAACTACATGAGATATTATTTCAATGCCTTGGGTCTTCAATAGTTTCTTTGCAATAGCTCCTCCAATAACATGTCCTATAGTGATTCTACCGCTTCCACGACCGCCTCCATTGTAGTCGTAAATTCCATACCTTTCCATCCAGCAGAAATCTCCATGTCCTGGTCTTGGAGTGTTTTTAATGTTTGAATAATCCTTAGATTTCTGATTAGTGTTATAAACGATTCCAGTGATTGGGGTTCCATCTGTTTTGCCCTCAAATATTCCAGATACTATTTCTATTTTATCTCCCTCTTGTCTGGATGTTGTGAGTGCACTTGTTCCAGGTCTTCTTTTATTCAATTCAATTTGAATATCCTCTTCGCTAAGTTCCAAATTAGCCGGACATCCATCTACAACTGCTCCAAGTGCTTTTCCATGACTGGAACCGAAACTTGTAATTGAAAAGATTTTTCCAATAGTGTTTGTCATATTATTCCTCAAAATATTTTATTAATTATTATAAGTTTGTTCACTTTTCCCAATTTTAATTTTCTAATATTAAATATTTTTATTTCCATTAATATAGTTTAAGTTTTTATATGGTTTATTTTAAAATTATTTTAAAATCATTTTAAATTATTTAAAATTATATTAAAATTTATATTAGTAATTTAATATATTAATATATGAATAAGATTAAGATATGAATAACTTTAATTAATGCCTAAAATTGTTCTATTTTAATCAAAATTAAACTAACAATAATTTTTTTATTAACATAATCATTAGAAGTGAAATCATGAATTTTCCAATTACAAGAATGAGAAGATATAGGAAAAACTCTAAAATTAGAGACATTGTACGTGAAACTAAATTGAATAAAGAGGATTTGATTTATCCAATTTTTGTTAAAGAAGACTTAAAAGATGGTGAAAAGGAAGCTATTTCCACAATGCCTGGAGAATATAGATATTCTTTAAATGACTGTGTGGAATATGCAAAGGAATTGGAAGCAAAAGGCTTGAAATCAATCATTGTCTTTGGTATTCCAAGCCCAGAGAAAAAGGATGCAATCGGATCTCCTGCTTTTGCTTCAACAGGTATAGTTCAAAGAACTGTTCGCAAGCTTAAAGAGGAAACTGATTTGGTTATCATTACAGATGTCTGCTTATGCCAATACACTTCCCATGGCCATTGCGGTTTGATTGAAAAGAATGATGACACTGACTTCGGCTTTGAAATCTTAAATGATGAATCCTTGGAATATCTTGCAAAGGTTGCATTGTCCCATGCAGAAGCAGGCGCAGATATTGTAGCCCCTTCTGATATGATGGATGGCAGAATCCAAGCTTTAAGGGAAATCCTTGATGAAAATGGCTATTACAATACAATGATTATGTCCTATTCAGTTAAATTCGCTTCTTCATTCTATTATCCATTTAGAGAAGCAGCATGTTCTTCTCCTTCAGCAGGAAACAGAAAATCATATCAAATGGATCCTGCAAATGCTCTTGAAGCAATTAGGGAAGCGGAACTTGATGTCATTGAAGGTGCTGACTTTTTAATGGTTAAACCGGCACTTCCTTATTTGGATATTATTAAGACAATTAAGGATGAGTTTCCAATGCCTTTAGTGACTTATAATGTAAGCGGGGAATATTCCATGATTATGGCGGCTATTGAAAACGGATATTTATCTGAAGAAGCAATAATGGAATCATTATTATCCATAAAAAGAGCTGGAGCTGATTTGATAATCACTAATTTTGCTCCTTATGCTTTAGACCACTTATAATGGGGGAGTGTTTGTGGAAGCAAAAGAAATTGCTAAATTGGCTCAAATTGCATCTGTTCTTGAAGTGAGTGGTTGGCCAAAACCTGGTAATGTTCACAGAACTCGCAATTTTGATGATATGGTATTTCAGGACTTTGCAATAAGCGCTGTAGTTATTGGAGATACTATGGAAGCTGTTGCAAGTCAAGCTAAAAAAATTGATGATTTGTCCAAAGCAGAATTAGGAAAATACATTTTCCAAGCTGTTGATGAAACCAACAGATGGATTGAAACCAACACTAATTTAGGCATTATGATGATGTGCATTCCAATTGCTGCTGCAGCTTCAATAAGCGATAGCTTTGATGAAATTCAAGAGAATGTAGGTCGTTTAATGGATGCTACAACTGTTGAAGATGCAGTAAACCTTTATGATGCAATCAATGTTGCGGATGCTGGTGGAATGGGCGATCAAGATGAGTTTGATGTTATGAGTGAAAAGGCTAAGGATGAATTGCGAGCAAACAATCAAACAATGTTTGATGTTTTGGAAATCTCCGCAGGTTGGGACAGATTAGCAAATGAACTTACCAATAAAATGCCTGTTTGCTTTGAAATCGGATATCCTTGCTTTTCAAATTTTTGGAAAACCTCTGATGATGTTGATGTAATTAATAAGGCTACAGTTTTAACATTCATGACAATCCTATCTCAAATTCCAGACACTTTAATCTCAAGAAAATACGGCAATGAAGTGGCAGAAGATGTGTCCCAAAAGGCAAGTGAGATTTTGGAATTCAAGGATGATGATTCATTTGTAGAAAAACTATTGGAATTTGATGATTATCTTTATGATAATAAGTTAAATCCTGGAACAACTGCTGATTTAACTGCAGCATCCATATTCTTATCATATCTTGCAGATAATTTCTAATTTCTATTCTTTTTTTATTTTCTTATTTTTCTTATTTTATCCATTTTTTAAAATTTAAAATTCCTATTTTTGAATATATTTATTAATTAGATTAGAGATATATTATAATATTATGAAATGATAGATATTTTGTATAATTTTTCAATTAAATAATCTATAAAATATAATCTATCAATTATTCTTATCAATTAATTATAAAAAACATCTGGTGTTTAGATGAGTGAAGATATTAATA
This uncultured Methanobrevibacter sp. DNA region includes the following protein-coding sequences:
- a CDS encoding triphosphoribosyl-dephospho-CoA synthase; translated protein: MEAKEIAKLAQIASVLEVSGWPKPGNVHRTRNFDDMVFQDFAISAVVIGDTMEAVASQAKKIDDLSKAELGKYIFQAVDETNRWIETNTNLGIMMMCIPIAAAASISDSFDEIQENVGRLMDATTVEDAVNLYDAINVADAGGMGDQDEFDVMSEKAKDELRANNQTMFDVLEISAGWDRLANELTNKMPVCFEIGYPCFSNFWKTSDDVDVINKATVLTFMTILSQIPDTLISRKYGNEVAEDVSQKASEILEFKDDDSFVEKLLEFDDYLYDNKLNPGTTADLTAASIFLSYLADNF
- the aroC gene encoding chorismate synthase, which gives rise to MTNTIGKIFSITSFGSSHGKALGAVVDGCPANLELSEEDIQIELNKRRPGTSALTTSRQEGDKIEIVSGIFEGKTDGTPITGIVYNTNQKSKDYSNIKNTPRPGHGDFCWMERYGIYDYNGGGRGSGRITIGHVIGGAIAKKLLKTQGIEIISHVVQIGDIKAKNIDYENLKDTIEKNNVKCGDAEAAKLMEELILSKKQEGDSIGGIVETIATGLPAGLGEPVFGKLDGDLAQILMSINAVKGVEIGLGFESAKYSASEINDEFCYDENDDGAKCIKTKTNNSGGILGGMSNGMPIVSRIAVKPTPSISKIQNTIDLEKGENTTIEISGRHDPCICPRVTAVAESATAIILADHMISSGFIHPTNLNKSI
- the hemB gene encoding porphobilinogen synthase, whose amino-acid sequence is MNFPITRMRRYRKNSKIRDIVRETKLNKEDLIYPIFVKEDLKDGEKEAISTMPGEYRYSLNDCVEYAKELEAKGLKSIIVFGIPSPEKKDAIGSPAFASTGIVQRTVRKLKEETDLVIITDVCLCQYTSHGHCGLIEKNDDTDFGFEILNDESLEYLAKVALSHAEAGADIVAPSDMMDGRIQALREILDENGYYNTMIMSYSVKFASSFYYPFREAACSSPSAGNRKSYQMDPANALEAIREAELDVIEGADFLMVKPALPYLDIIKTIKDEFPMPLVTYNVSGEYSMIMAAIENGYLSEEAIMESLLSIKRAGADLIITNFAPYALDHL